Within the Marixanthomonas sp. SCSIO 43207 genome, the region ATTTGTTTGAAATAGTAACTTGACTAGATGCTGGGTTAGGATACATAGCTACTGCAGAGCTAAGTTGAGAATCATCAACACCTAATACGCTTTCAACTGTTAATTGGAAGGTACACGTACCAACGTTTCCATACTCATCTTCAGCAGTTAAAGTAACTGTGTACTCACCATCTGCAATTAATTCACCTGGAGCTGGATCTTGAGACGTAATAGTCACAGGATCTGTACAGTTATCTACTGCAAAACCTTCTCCTAGTGCAAAATAATCTGGCACTTCGTAGAATAAGTTGCCTTCGCCCGGATCAACTGTTTGGTCTTCAGGACAAGTAATTTCAGGTGCAATAGTATCAACTACATTGATTTCAGCAGTACAAGAAGCAATGTTTCCACTTGCATCACTAGCAAAAATTGTAATTGTCATTGGTGTACCTATGTCTGCACAACTTACTTCAGTAATATCTGAAGCTACTGTTGAAATTCCACAAGCTTCATCAACACCTTGTATTAAACTATTAGGATCGATGGTAGCTGTTCCATCAGGACCAAGTGGAATATCGATTGGTGTAATATCAGTTACTTCATAGTCTAACTGGAAGTTATCAATTCCAGCTCCCCAACCCCAAGCTCCGGCGTCATCATACGTGAAACGTACTTGGAAGTCGTTATTTAAGTAAGGTAACATATCAATTGCTCCTGTATTTGTTAAGTCTGTATCGACATCAACTAACAAGATTTCTTGCCATGCTGCTCCGTCCCAAACTTCTACTGAAAGTGTTTCACCACTAGCTACTTCTTGAAAAGCATAATCAAAAGAAATAGAAGCTGTATTTGAACCACTGATGTTGTAGGTAGGAGAAAGTAATCTTACAAGGTTTACTTCACCATTTCCAGCTTCATCATCATCAAATATAACTGCATTTGAAGGGAAGTCATCTCCTATTGGCATATCTCCTGAACCAAATGTCCAATCTGCTACTCCAGCTTCAATAACTGTAGTCCATCCAGATGGAATTGAAGAATCTTCAAACTCTTCAAGAACTGATACTGGACCAGGGTTACCTGCACATGTAATAATTGGTGCAGTAACATCGATTACATTTACAGTAGCAACACAAGAAGAGAAGTTTCCGCTGTCATCAGTAACAAACACCTCTATTTGGTTTTCACCTAACATAGAACAGTCAAAATTCACATCGTTGTCTATTTGTGGTCCTACTTCATAAATGATATTTCCGTTGAAAACACGAGCATCAAACGTAGAACTTCCGAAAGGATAAGATTTACCTGAACCTTCTAAGAACTCGATATTAGCATCTGAAGCGAATACCGTTCCATTTGCTGATCCGTTAGTATAATTTATTCCTCCTGCAGTTGTAGTAACATAGAATGCTCCTGTTTCTCCAGCTGCAATTGTTTGACCCAAAGTTAAGTTTAATGGTGTTGGAACTCCGTCACCAGCAGATGTAACATTTGCTGTAGCTAATAAAGTCCAAGCACTTGGATCTTCTTCAAAACCTTCCCAAGATCCAGACTTATAATATACTTCAATATCATCTGTAATTCCTGTGTCTAGGTTTACGTCAAAAGAGTTGATTGTAACTTCGTTAATAGCTACAATATCAAACATGTTTCCGTCAAGACCATTCCCTCCTGCAAAAGTAGTTTCTAATGTTTCAGTTGTTGATCCACCGCCAGTAGCTGGTCCTCCAATTGTAACTTGATATCCACACGATTCAGTAACAGTTTGAATAAGATCAGAAGCAGGGATTGTTGCGTTTCCGTCAGCATCTAAAGCAACCTCTAATGGTTGAGTTGAAGCTAATTCATAGTTAAGAGCAAAGTTATCAACTCCTGCTCCCCAAGCCCAGTCACCTTCATCATCATATGTGAAGCGTACTTGGAAATCTGGGTTTGCATATGGCATCATATCTATCACTCCAGAATTAGTTGGGTCAACGTCTTGCTCGTCAATGAAAAGAACTTCTTGCCAAGCAGATCCGTCCCAAGCTTCAACTAAGAAAGTACCAGCACCTACAAAGTCTTGAATAGCATAATCAAAAGAAACGTCTGCTGATACAGCTGTAGAAATATCATATGTAGGAGAAAGCAATCTAGCAAGGTTTACTTCTCCACTTCCTGCTGCATCGTCATCAAAAATAGCAGCGTTGGTTGGGAAAGGATCTCCAAGAGGCATTACACCAGAACCAAATGTCCAGTCTTGAGTTCCAGACTCAAGTACAGTTGTCCATCCAGCTGGGATAGTTGCTCCTTCAAATTCTTCAAGAATATTAAATATAGCAGGCTCACCTATACATGTAATTTCTGGTGCAGTGTTGTCTTCAACAGTTACTGTAGCAGTACACGTATCAATGTTTCCTTCATCATCAGTCACAGTTAATGTAACTGTATTTTCACCTACGTTAGCACACGTAAATGTATCCATATCTAAAGAGTAATCTACAATTCCGCAGTTATCTGTAGAACCGTTATCAATATCTGCTGGTGTAATAGATACTGAAGAACCACCCATTAAGTCAAGCGTAATGCTTTGACAAAGCGCTTCTGGCAATTCCATATCAGTTACTGTTACAGTAAAGCTACAAACATCAGTGTTACCATTACCGTCATCAGCAGTAAATTCTACAATAGTATCTCCAGTTGGAAATTCACTTCCACTAGCAGGACCTGCAGTTTGAGTTACAGTTACAGTATCTCCATCAGGGTCAATAGCAATTGCATCAGCAAAGTTTACTATTGCTCCACATTGTCCTGGATCTGTATCTGCCATAATATCATTAGGACAAGCTATTACAGGAGGGTTTCCTGTAACAGGACATGCTGTTGAAAGCGATATAGTCGCTTCCCAACCAGCTTGAACTATTGATCCATCAGATTGGAAGTTAAAACTTAATGTTCCACCAGGTGCCGAAGTAAAAGGCCCTAATGTAGGGTTACCAGCTGGGTCTGTAGCATCAGTACAATCACCGGCAACATCATTGTCGTCTCCAGCATATGTACCGTCACCGCCTCCAGCATCACCAGAAACAATTAAAAAGTCATAACAATCGCCAGCACCAGAAGCAGCTTTCTCTGTTGAAAAAGAAGTAAAAGTAACTGTTACAGTTTCACCTGGTTGAGCTACTAATTCTAAGGTTGAGTTTTCGTTTACAGCATAACTACCACTACTACCGCCGCTGTCTGTAAAGATGTCGCCATCTTGAAAATCAGAACAGGCAGTAAGAGTACCATCCTGCTGTGTAATTTCAGTCTGTGCATTCATTTGCCACAAAAATGTGGAAGCTATGAATGCCATTACTAATGTAATTTTTTTCATAAGAATTCTAAAATTTAATTTAATAGTTAATACGGCGTTAATATACCTATAATTTATGTTAATAGAAAAACTATCAAATTCAGAAAACTTGTGAAATAATCAATACTCAGTGTTCAAAACACACGTAATATTCTGTAAATTAATAACCTACTAAACACTAAGCTTTTTGTACTTAATTTATAATAAACTGAAATTTTAACATTTAGAAACATTAGCCTTTCAAAAAACCACAACCATTTAACGTATTAAGAAGTGTTATTTCAGTCTGTTTCAAAAATTAATTTATAAAATATGGAGTATACTGAATTACCCTAAAATCTATAGTATTTAAAGAAGGATTTTCAGCTTTCATCTGCTTGTACCCCTTTAAACTACCTACAGCTCTATTGGCCGCTCCAGATGGAGCAATTAAAGAAACGGTTTTAACTTTACGAGAACTATTAGGAAGTAAAAATTCATGTTCTCTCGGCACTTCGTTTTTGATACGTTGTAAGCTACGATTATATGTTTTTAAATTTTTTCTGAAGAAGTATTCGGGACCATTTTTACTATTTCCACCGGTGAATAAAACCGTATGTATTGAAGGGTGCTGCTGAAGTATTTTAACCAAATCTCTTAAAACAGCTTTCTGCATTCCAATATCTGAAGCATCTACCTTTTCCCTATATGCAACCGATACCATATCACAAATTCCTATCTTGTGATTTCGCAAAAAAGTTTTTCGTTCCTCAATAGCTTTTGTTGTTGTTTCAAAAGAGAGGTTTAATCCATAGATTTGGTCCAAAATATTCCATAATTGACCGTCTCGACTTCCATAGCAAAAGTCAACATCGCCGGGTTTAAGATCGCCGGTGGTAAATCTTGGTGGTGGTAATGTACCTACTATTAACTTAGAAGTATTTTTCGGAATAAATGGCTTATATGGGTGTGTGTGTTTAAACATTAACGAATAAACACGGGTTCGTTACTAGTTTCTGTATATTCTTCACTGTAAGCATATCCATCATAATCAAAACCTTTTAAATCATCAAGTGTCTCTACCTCATTGTCAATTATATAACGAACCATGCTTCCTCGAGCTTTTTTTGCATAAAATGCAATTACTTTTAATTTTCCATTTTTAAAATCTTTAAAGATGGGAGCTATTACTGGCGCCTTCAAAGCATCTGTATTAATTGCTTTAAAATATTCGTTACTCGCTAGATTGATAAATAGTTCATCTTTTTTCATTTCAGAATTTAAAAATTCAGTCAAAGAATCACCCCAAAATTCATACAAGTTTTTATGATTCTGAATTTTTAGGTTGGTTCCCATTTCCAACCGGTACGGTTGTATTAAATCTAAAGGTTTTAAAACACCATACATACCAGAAAGAATGCGTAATGTATTTTGCAATCTGTCAATTTTATTTTCTTCAATAGTATATGCGTCAAGCCCATTATAAACATCGCCGGCAAAAGCATACACAGCCGGACGAGCATTTTTCTTGGTAAAAGGTGTAGTAAATTCTTTGTATCGCTGGTAATTTAAATCGGCTAACTTATCGCTAATGCTCATAAGTTTACCAATTTCTTTTTTGGTTTTTCTTTCAAGCTTTTTATTTAATGTTTCAGCTTCATCAATAAAATGTGGTTTTGTGGCTTTATTTGTAGGTAATTTACTTTCGTAATCTAAAGTCTTTGCTGGAGATACAACTATTTTCATATCGATAATTTTTCTATAAAATTAACTGAAAAAAACACGAATCAAAAGTATTCCATTTTATAAAATCTATGCTCCTATCAACTTTTATGATATAGTTAATTTAACACAATAGTTAATTCTTTAGTAAATTATTAACAAATAATATTCAGTCTTGTGAATAGTTTTAAAACCAAACAACTTTTAAATCAATTTACATGAAAAAACAAGTACTCCTCATCAGCGCAATGATGTTAACGAGTTTACCATTTATGGCTCAAACTCAAATTGGAAAAAAAGCTTCTTTAAACGAAGACGGGACTATTCAAGTTGAAAATATAGCACTACCTATAGAACAAGTGCAAAACAAGCAACAAGCAGATAAATTATTTTCCTTCGGAAGACCTGCAAATCCAACCATTAAAAACTCTAGAGGTGCCACTTTGGCCGATATAGATAATGATGGCGTTGATGAAATTCTCTACGGAATTGACACCACCTTGTACGCACTAGAAGGTGACGGTACTATTCTTTGGGAAAAAACTGTGTTAGGTCCTATTTTACTTCCGCCAACCGTTGTAGATATCACTCAAGACGGAAATCTAGAAATAGTAGTAAATACAGGATACCCAACAACTGTAGGCCGTGTTTACCTTACAGATAATGAAGGTAATGATTTTCCGGGGTGGCCTTTAAATTTTGACGACCACTGGATGATCAATGCTCCTGCCATAGCCGATGTTGACAATAATGGAACCTTTGATATTGTCACTTGTGAACGTGCAGGTAGCGCAGAAGGATATGTACACGCAATTAATATTGACGGAACACCTATTAACAGTAATTGGCCTGTACAAGTTGATGCAACTCCCGCATTTACACCTTCTATAGGAGATGTTGATAATGATGGAAATAACGATGTTGTTATTGCCACATCTTCAACGGGAATGCGTATTTATGATAACCAAGGTCAATTATTTCCAAATTTCCCTTTGAGTGATCCTACCGTGAGATATTCATATCAATCGCCAATTTTGGCAGATTTAGATGGTGATGAAGATTTAGAAATTATAGGAACCAATCATGGTGATGCTCCCGGTTTTTACGTTTTAAATCACGATGCTACCTACTACCCTGGGTGGCCAATCCCATTGGCTGGATGGACTTATTCTCCCCCAACTGTTGTGGATATTGATGGCGATGCTTCTTATGAAATTTTTATGTCTGACCGTAATACTAGCAACGATGGCACTCCGCTAGACGTGGTTTATGGATTAACACCAGATGGAGATAATTTAGATAATTTTCCTATTTCAAAATATGGAGGTACAGAAGGAGTTATGACCGTAGCAGATATTAATGACGATGGAGTTTTAGACATTATATTTCCTAGCACATTGACTGACGCAGAAGGCGATGGTTACATTCATGCGTATTCTACAGACGGAAGTGGTGAATTGGATGGCTTCCCTTTACGTCCTCGTGGTTTTACATTTTTAAACGGTGCGGTATTAGGTGATGTAGATGATGATGGCATGATGGATCTTACCGCAAATTCGTATACTCAAACTTTTGGTCAAGGAGTTGATTCATCATATGTAACTACGTACAATCTAAATGTTCCTTATGATGAAAGTAAAATTAAAAGTAATGGATATAAAGGAAATAACTCTAGAGACGGCCTTTTGGATGGCGACATTATAACCGGAATTGAAGAATTTACCAATGTTTCTATAGAATTGAGTCCAAATCCATCTGACGGAACTTTACAGATGAGACTACCTAAATCTTTACAAAATGCAACAATTACACTTTTTACCCTTGACGGAAAACGTGTTTTTTCTGAACAAAGAAATATTTCAGAAAATGAAATGCTAGCATATGATTTTAAGAAATTAAGCAGCGGACTGTATCTCATAACCATTTCCAGCGGAACTAAAATGTATACCGGTAAATGGATTAAACAATAAGGTAACCACAAAAAAAATCCGAAGTTAATCTTCGGATTTTTTTTATTCAATAACGTGTTTTGAATAATTGCGCCATTTTTCAAGACATTCTTCTATATCTTTAGGTATAGGCGATTCAAATCTTTTTTGCTCACCAGTTACGGGATGTACAAATCCAAGAGTGCGAGCATGCAAAGCTTGTCTTGGCAATACTTTGAAACAATTTTCTACAAACTGTTTGTATTTACTAAATGTGGTTCCTTTTAATATTTTATCTCCACCGTAACGCTCATCATTAAACAAGGTGTGACCTATATGTTTTAAATGAACCCTAATTTGATGGGTTCTTCCGGTTTCTAAGCGGCAAGAAATTAATGTAACATACCCCAACCGTTCTATTACTTCAAAATGTGTGACAGCATGCTTGCTTCTTTCTTCAAGTTCGTCATCTTCAAAAACTGTGTTTTGGAGTCTGTTTTTGGGGTGTCTGCCAATGTTACCCTCAATAGTACCAGATTCTTCTTGTATATTTCCCCAAACAAGGGCTATATATTCACGCTCGGTAGTTTTATTAAAAAATTGCTTAGACAAATGTGCCATCGCTTCTTCCGTTTTAGCGATTACAAGCAATCCGCTAGTATCTTTATCAATTCTATGTACAAGCCCCGGACGGTTGCTACTATTGTTTGGTAAATTATCAAAATGAAACGTAAGTGCATTAATTAATGTACCTGTGTAATTTCCGTGACCGGGATGCACAACCATACCGGCTTTTTTATTTACTACCAGTACCGAATCATCTTCATATACAATATCGATAGGAATATCTTCAGGAACTAATAAGTTTTCATAAGGCGGATGTTCAAAAAGAACAGTAACTACATCACCGGGCTTTACTTTGTAATTTTGTTTTACCGAAGCGTCATTGACGTGAATGTTACCATCTTTTGCAGCTTTTTGTATTTTATTTCGCGTAGCATTTTCAATGCGATTCATTAAAAATTTATCAACTCGAAGTGGTTGTTGACCTTTATCGGCTACATATCGATAATGTTCATATAAATCGTCATTACCTGAATCTTCTGTATTTTCTGAAGCAGTATTATTGCTCATTGGCTTCATTTTCATTTGGTTGTTCTTCCTCGTCATTATCATTTTCCTGTTGTACCCTATTGAGTGATTCATCACCAACAATTAGATCAATAACTGCCGTTTTTTGAATTTTTGTCCCGGGCTCAAGTTTTTCTCCTTTGTATCGCATTTCTTTTACTTGATCACTTATGTCTGGGCGATAACTTACTTTTCCTATTTCAAAGCCCATAGCAAGTAACGTAGGTTCTGCTTGTCTTCGTGTTCTTCCTATTACATCCGGAACTTGTATTTTTCGATATCCTGACGGGTTTAAATACAAATAAATTTTCCGATCTTCTTTTACATATTTTCCAGCTTTCGGAATTTGTTCAATTACTGAAAACTTAGGATAGTCAGGGTTGTAATTTGCAGAATCTAATATTTCATATCGCAAATCAAGCTCACCAAGTTTATCTTCAACTACATCAAGTGAAAGCTTACTTAAGCTAGGAACTTCTATTTTCTGTCCATGATTGGTGGTAGATTTAAGCCACCACATAATCAAAAAACTTAATACAATTAATGCCAAAACAGCTAACAGCAATTGCTTTAAAAATGCTTTGGTAAAGAGGAATCTGAAAAATGTCATAGATTATAAGTTGATACGCAAAAATAACAAACCAAAGTTAGTATCTTTCTGTGGATTAGTGATATTTTTGTTAAACGTTACTTTTAAACATTTGGTATGACAAAAAAACATGTAGCTGTTGCAATGGGCGGTTATTCTAGCGAATTTGAAATTTCATTGCAAAGTGGAGCAATGGTTTGTGAATATTTAGACAAAGAAAAATATCACGCCTATCCTATTCATATATTAGAAGAAGGCTGGTTTTACGTTTCAGAAAACGGCACAAAAGCCCCTATAAATAAAGAAGATTTTAGCTTTGAAAAGGATGGTAAAACTATTAAACCAGATTGTGTTTTTAATTGTATTCACGGTACACCCGGTGAGGATGGTCAACTACAAGCTTACTTACGATTAGTAGGTGTTCCGCAAACCAGCGCCGGTTACTATCAAGCAGCCTTAACCTTTAATAA harbors:
- the yaaA gene encoding peroxide stress protein YaaA, producing MKIVVSPAKTLDYESKLPTNKATKPHFIDEAETLNKKLERKTKKEIGKLMSISDKLADLNYQRYKEFTTPFTKKNARPAVYAFAGDVYNGLDAYTIEENKIDRLQNTLRILSGMYGVLKPLDLIQPYRLEMGTNLKIQNHKNLYEFWGDSLTEFLNSEMKKDELFINLASNEYFKAINTDALKAPVIAPIFKDFKNGKLKVIAFYAKKARGSMVRYIIDNEVETLDDLKGFDYDGYAYSEEYTETSNEPVFIR
- a CDS encoding T9SS type A sorting domain-containing protein, with protein sequence MKKQVLLISAMMLTSLPFMAQTQIGKKASLNEDGTIQVENIALPIEQVQNKQQADKLFSFGRPANPTIKNSRGATLADIDNDGVDEILYGIDTTLYALEGDGTILWEKTVLGPILLPPTVVDITQDGNLEIVVNTGYPTTVGRVYLTDNEGNDFPGWPLNFDDHWMINAPAIADVDNNGTFDIVTCERAGSAEGYVHAINIDGTPINSNWPVQVDATPAFTPSIGDVDNDGNNDVVIATSSTGMRIYDNQGQLFPNFPLSDPTVRYSYQSPILADLDGDEDLEIIGTNHGDAPGFYVLNHDATYYPGWPIPLAGWTYSPPTVVDIDGDASYEIFMSDRNTSNDGTPLDVVYGLTPDGDNLDNFPISKYGGTEGVMTVADINDDGVLDIIFPSTLTDAEGDGYIHAYSTDGSGELDGFPLRPRGFTFLNGAVLGDVDDDGMMDLTANSYTQTFGQGVDSSYVTTYNLNVPYDESKIKSNGYKGNNSRDGLLDGDIITGIEEFTNVSIELSPNPSDGTLQMRLPKSLQNATITLFTLDGKRVFSEQRNISENEMLAYDFKKLSSGLYLITISSGTKMYTGKWIKQ
- a CDS encoding RluA family pseudouridine synthase — its product is MSNNTASENTEDSGNDDLYEHYRYVADKGQQPLRVDKFLMNRIENATRNKIQKAAKDGNIHVNDASVKQNYKVKPGDVVTVLFEHPPYENLLVPEDIPIDIVYEDDSVLVVNKKAGMVVHPGHGNYTGTLINALTFHFDNLPNNSSNRPGLVHRIDKDTSGLLVIAKTEEAMAHLSKQFFNKTTEREYIALVWGNIQEESGTIEGNIGRHPKNRLQNTVFEDDELEERSKHAVTHFEVIERLGYVTLISCRLETGRTHQIRVHLKHIGHTLFNDERYGGDKILKGTTFSKYKQFVENCFKVLPRQALHARTLGFVHPVTGEQKRFESPIPKDIEECLEKWRNYSKHVIE
- a CDS encoding HYR domain-containing protein, whose protein sequence is MKKITLVMAFIASTFLWQMNAQTEITQQDGTLTACSDFQDGDIFTDSGGSSGSYAVNENSTLELVAQPGETVTVTFTSFSTEKAASGAGDCYDFLIVSGDAGGGDGTYAGDDNDVAGDCTDATDPAGNPTLGPFTSAPGGTLSFNFQSDGSIVQAGWEATISLSTACPVTGNPPVIACPNDIMADTDPGQCGAIVNFADAIAIDPDGDTVTVTQTAGPASGSEFPTGDTIVEFTADDGNGNTDVCSFTVTVTDMELPEALCQSITLDLMGGSSVSITPADIDNGSTDNCGIVDYSLDMDTFTCANVGENTVTLTVTDDEGNIDTCTATVTVEDNTAPEITCIGEPAIFNILEEFEGATIPAGWTTVLESGTQDWTFGSGVMPLGDPFPTNAAIFDDDAAGSGEVNLARLLSPTYDISTAVSADVSFDYAIQDFVGAGTFLVEAWDGSAWQEVLFIDEQDVDPTNSGVIDMMPYANPDFQVRFTYDDEGDWAWGAGVDNFALNYELASTQPLEVALDADGNATIPASDLIQTVTESCGYQVTIGGPATGGGSTTETLETTFAGGNGLDGNMFDIVAINEVTINSFDVNLDTGITDDIEVYYKSGSWEGFEEDPSAWTLLATANVTSAGDGVPTPLNLTLGQTIAAGETGAFYVTTTAGGINYTNGSANGTVFASDANIEFLEGSGKSYPFGSSTFDARVFNGNIIYEVGPQIDNDVNFDCSMLGENQIEVFVTDDSGNFSSCVATVNVIDVTAPIITCAGNPGPVSVLEEFEDSSIPSGWTTVIEAGVADWTFGSGDMPIGDDFPSNAVIFDDDEAGNGEVNLVRLLSPTYNISGSNTASISFDYAFQEVASGETLSVEVWDGAAWQEILLVDVDTDLTNTGAIDMLPYLNNDFQVRFTYDDAGAWGWGAGIDNFQLDYEVTDITPIDIPLGPDGTATIDPNSLIQGVDEACGISTVASDITEVSCADIGTPMTITIFASDASGNIASCTAEINVVDTIAPEITCPEDQTVDPGEGNLFYEVPDYFALGEGFAVDNCTDPVTITSQDPAPGELIADGEYTVTLTAEDEYGNVGTCTFQLTVESVLGVDDSQLSSAVAMYPNPASSQVTISNKSNIALQNAVIYDVNGKLISQHDLRNMQGEQVIDVSALATGVYMVQIVSDKSSVTKRLIKE
- a CDS encoding PASTA domain-containing protein; the encoded protein is MTFFRFLFTKAFLKQLLLAVLALIVLSFLIMWWLKSTTNHGQKIEVPSLSKLSLDVVEDKLGELDLRYEILDSANYNPDYPKFSVIEQIPKAGKYVKEDRKIYLYLNPSGYRKIQVPDVIGRTRRQAEPTLLAMGFEIGKVSYRPDISDQVKEMRYKGEKLEPGTKIQKTAVIDLIVGDESLNRVQQENDNDEEEQPNENEANEQ
- a CDS encoding uracil-DNA glycosylase family protein; its protein translation is MFKHTHPYKPFIPKNTSKLIVGTLPPPRFTTGDLKPGDVDFCYGSRDGQLWNILDQIYGLNLSFETTTKAIEERKTFLRNHKIGICDMVSVAYREKVDASDIGMQKAVLRDLVKILQQHPSIHTVLFTGGNSKNGPEYFFRKNLKTYNRSLQRIKNEVPREHEFLLPNSSRKVKTVSLIAPSGAANRAVGSLKGYKQMKAENPSLNTIDFRVIQYTPYFIN